The Rhizobium grahamii DNA window CATGAAAGCATAATCCTTCTCTGGCGGCTCCGCCGAATATGCGCATAATCCGCCCTCAAGAGAGAGAACACCGCCAGCACCGAGGAGCGGCGGGGAGGAGAATAAGCCGGATTTCTGGCCTTTTTTGGCATCGAGCGCAAGCCCGGGTCCTATTCTTCTTCTCATCGTTCAACGCCGGCACATTTGATCGCATTGAGGCAAGGACCATGGGTTTCAAAATCGCTATCATCGGCGCTGGCAGCGTCGGCTTCACCAAAAAACTGTTCACCGACATCCTTTGTGTGCCGGAATTCCAGGATGTTGAGTTCGCGCTGACGGATATGAGCGAGCACAATCTGCAGATGATCAAGCAGATCCTCGACACGATCGTCGCGTCCAACAAGTTGCCGACAAAGGTGACGGCGACGACGAACCGTCGCGAGGCGCTGACCGGCGCGCGCTATATCATCAGCTGCGTGCGCGTCGGCGGTCTCGAAGCCTATGCCGACGATATCCGTATCCCGCTCAAGTACGGCATCGACCAGTGCGTCGGTGACACGATCTGCGCGGGCGGCATTCTCTATGGTCAGCGCAACATTCCCGTCATCCTCGACTTCTGCAAAGACATCCGCGAAGTCGCCGAGCCGGGCGCAAAGTTCCTGAACTACGCAAACCCGATGGCGATGAACACCTGGGCTGCGATCGAATACGGCAAGGTCGATACCGTCGGCCTCTGCCACGGCGTGCAGCATGGCGCCGAACAGATCGCCGAGGTACTCGGCGCGAAGTCGCCGTCCGAACTCGACTACATCTGCTCGGGCATCAACCACCAGACCTGGTTCGTCGATCTCAAGCTCAACGGTCGCAAGATCGGCAAGGACGAACTGGTTGCCGCCTTCGAAGCGCATCCCGTCTTCTCGCAGCAGGAAAAGCTGCGCATCGACGTCCTGAAGCGCTTCGGTGTCTATTCGACGGAGAGCAACGGCCACCTGTCGGAATACCTTCCCTGGTATCGCAAGCGGCCGGACGAGATCACCAAGTGGATCGACATGTCCGACTGGATCCATGGCGAAACCGGCGGTTACCTGCGCCACTCCACCGAAACCCGCAACTGGTTCGAAACCGAATTCCCACAGTTCCTGGAGTCGGCGTCGAAGCCGCTCGATCGGTCCAAGCGTTCGAACGAGCATGCGAGCCATATTCTGGAGGCGTTGGAAACAGGGCGTGTCTATCGCGGCCACTTCAACGTCAAGAACAATGGCGTCATCACCAACCTGCCGGCTGATGCGATCATCGAATCGCCCGGCTTCGTTGACCGCTTCGGCATCAACATGGTCTCCGGCGTCACGATCCCGGAAGCCTGCGCTGCAACCTGCATGGCGTCCATCAACGTCCAGCGCATGTCGGTCCATGCCGCCGTCAGCGGCGATATCGACCTCCTGAAGCTTGCCGTGCTGCACGACCCGCTGGTCGGTGCCGTCGCAACACCGGAAGAGGTCTGGCAGATGGTCGACGAGATGGTTGTCGCCCAGGCTCGCTGGCTGCCGCAATATGCTGATGCTGTTCCGGCTGCGAAGGAGCGCCTGACGAAATCGACGGTCAAGACCCGTGAATGGACAGGCGCTGCGCGCCGCAACGTTCGGTCGATCGAAGAACTTCGTGCCGAGAAGGCGGCGCTCAAGCAGGCCGTCTGAGTTTCCCGGAGGACGGGTGGCGATGGGGCTCCGGGAGGGACCCCATCGCCGCAAGCCCGTTTCCGGATCGTTTGAGGAGAACCGGGGTCGCCGCAAGCGCCTCGAAACAAGAGGGAGAGACGATGAGAAATTACCGCAACCTTGGCATTCTTGCCGGACTGGCGCTGAGCGTCT harbors:
- a CDS encoding alpha-glucosidase/alpha-galactosidase, translated to MGFKIAIIGAGSVGFTKKLFTDILCVPEFQDVEFALTDMSEHNLQMIKQILDTIVASNKLPTKVTATTNRREALTGARYIISCVRVGGLEAYADDIRIPLKYGIDQCVGDTICAGGILYGQRNIPVILDFCKDIREVAEPGAKFLNYANPMAMNTWAAIEYGKVDTVGLCHGVQHGAEQIAEVLGAKSPSELDYICSGINHQTWFVDLKLNGRKIGKDELVAAFEAHPVFSQQEKLRIDVLKRFGVYSTESNGHLSEYLPWYRKRPDEITKWIDMSDWIHGETGGYLRHSTETRNWFETEFPQFLESASKPLDRSKRSNEHASHILEALETGRVYRGHFNVKNNGVITNLPADAIIESPGFVDRFGINMVSGVTIPEACAATCMASINVQRMSVHAAVSGDIDLLKLAVLHDPLVGAVATPEEVWQMVDEMVVAQARWLPQYADAVPAAKERLTKSTVKTREWTGAARRNVRSIEELRAEKAALKQAV